A window of Rufibacter sp. LB8 contains these coding sequences:
- a CDS encoding phenylacetic acid degradation b → MSQDADHIQSLDPRVTRLHIEEEPNPSPKPALDQLENYEVFHQKKEGSAYTYVGPVHAANEEIAFLYGKEQYSRRAMCSGMWVAKTQHIFVSGYADDNTSVYDSLPTLETLPETPEQPYEFFHLKKRGKAHQHAGTILARSVEHALEVAKQTLNVPPVVNVWVVASEHVLREEEDKDIWATTPEKKYREAMAYRVQDKIDRFKAEQKA, encoded by the coding sequence ATGTCTCAAGACGCTGACCACATTCAATCGCTGGACCCACGGGTAACTCGGTTACACATAGAGGAAGAACCCAATCCTTCGCCTAAACCGGCTTTGGACCAGTTGGAGAACTATGAAGTTTTTCATCAGAAAAAAGAAGGTTCTGCTTATACGTATGTGGGGCCAGTGCATGCGGCCAATGAGGAGATTGCGTTTTTGTATGGCAAAGAGCAGTATAGCCGCCGCGCCATGTGTTCGGGTATGTGGGTGGCCAAAACGCAGCATATTTTTGTTTCCGGCTACGCCGATGATAACACTTCTGTGTATGACTCGCTGCCAACTTTAGAGACCTTGCCTGAGACTCCGGAACAGCCCTATGAGTTTTTCCATTTGAAGAAACGCGGCAAAGCGCACCAACACGCCGGCACCATTCTGGCGCGGTCAGTGGAACATGCGTTGGAAGTTGCCAAGCAAACCTTGAACGTGCCGCCCGTGGTGAATGTGTGGGTAGTCGCCAGCGAGCATGTGCTTCGCGAAGAGGAAGATAAAGACATCTGGGCCACCACGCCCGAGAAAAAGTACCGTGAGGCCATGGCCTACCGTGTACAGGACAAGATTGACCGCTTCAAAGCCGAACAGAAAGCCTAA
- a CDS encoding TetR/AcrR family transcriptional regulator, translating into MSRKEQIDQVATTLFKSRGFAATTMRDLALELGIEAGSLYSHIKSKEDILQRVCFKMADEFMAAFADVKNQDVPASEKLRLAIAGHVRVLTKNPPAAGVFLNEWRHLSEPALGKFNQLRHEYEESFREIVREGIASGEFKVNDEKFVVLTLLSSLNWLHMWYKPEGKMSPDEIADYLSNLLLNGLKNF; encoded by the coding sequence ATGTCGCGCAAAGAACAAATTGACCAAGTCGCTACCACGCTTTTCAAATCTAGGGGCTTTGCCGCCACCACCATGCGTGATTTGGCCCTTGAACTAGGCATTGAAGCCGGAAGCCTGTATTCCCACATCAAATCTAAGGAAGACATTCTGCAGCGGGTGTGTTTTAAAATGGCAGACGAGTTCATGGCCGCCTTTGCCGATGTTAAAAACCAGGATGTGCCCGCCAGCGAGAAACTGCGGTTGGCCATTGCCGGCCACGTGCGCGTCTTGACCAAAAACCCACCGGCCGCCGGCGTGTTTTTAAACGAATGGCGCCATTTAAGTGAGCCTGCCCTGGGCAAGTTCAACCAGTTGCGCCATGAATACGAAGAGAGTTTCAGAGAGATTGTGCGCGAAGGCATTGCCAGCGGCGAGTTTAAAGTGAACGACGAGAAGTTTGTGGTCTTGACCCTACTTTCCAGCCTGAACTGGCTGCACATGTGGTACAAGCCCGAAGGCAAAATGAGCCCAGACGAGATAGCCGACTATCTGTCTAACCTGCTGCTCAACGGGCTTAAGAATTTTTAA
- the thiL gene encoding thiamine-phosphate kinase encodes MSEYTSLDTLGEFGLIRRLQENIDLNQPSTIVGIGDDAAVLEPGQKQIVISTDMLVENVHFDLTFCPLKHLGYKAVAVNVSDIAAMNAIPTQIVVSLAIGARYTVEAIEELYAGMRLACENYKVDLVGGDTTASRSGLVISITALGEVEKGKAVLRSTATLNDLICVTGDLGGAYLGLQLLEREKQAFLADPETQPELEGKDYVVGRQLRPEARMDVIHELKELGVHPTAMIDISDGLASELLHICTQSRVGANIYQDKLPADPQTLETAEEFKLDPVTCIMNGGEDYELLFTVKMADFDKIRNHPDITIIGNITDASEGVKLVTPSGNAFPIKAQGWNHFA; translated from the coding sequence ATGTCAGAATATACCTCTTTAGATACCTTGGGCGAATTTGGTTTAATCCGTCGTCTGCAAGAAAATATTGACCTCAACCAGCCTTCTACCATTGTGGGTATTGGCGATGACGCCGCCGTGCTGGAGCCGGGGCAGAAGCAGATTGTCATTTCAACGGATATGCTGGTGGAGAACGTGCATTTTGACCTTACCTTTTGCCCGCTCAAGCATTTGGGCTACAAAGCCGTGGCCGTGAATGTGTCTGACATTGCCGCCATGAACGCTATTCCTACTCAAATTGTAGTGAGCTTGGCCATTGGCGCGCGCTACACCGTGGAAGCCATTGAGGAACTCTACGCCGGCATGCGCCTGGCCTGCGAAAACTATAAAGTAGATTTGGTAGGCGGCGACACCACTGCTTCACGAAGTGGTTTGGTCATTAGCATCACCGCGCTGGGCGAAGTAGAGAAAGGCAAAGCCGTACTCCGCAGCACCGCCACTTTGAATGACTTGATTTGCGTGACCGGCGACTTAGGCGGCGCGTATTTAGGTTTGCAACTACTGGAGCGTGAGAAACAAGCGTTCTTAGCGGACCCCGAAACCCAGCCCGAATTGGAAGGCAAGGACTACGTGGTAGGCCGCCAACTCAGGCCCGAGGCGCGCATGGACGTGATTCATGAACTGAAGGAACTGGGCGTGCACCCCACCGCCATGATTGACATTTCTGACGGACTGGCTTCTGAGCTGCTGCACATCTGCACGCAGAGCCGCGTGGGCGCGAACATCTACCAAGACAAACTCCCCGCCGACCCGCAAACCCTGGAAACCGCCGAAGAATTCAAATTGGACCCCGTGACCTGCATCATGAACGGCGGCGAAGACTATGAACTGCTCTTCACTGTGAAAATGGCCGACTTCGATAAGATTCGGAACCACCCAGACATCACCATCATTGGTAACATCACAGATGCTAGCGAAGGGGTGAAACTAGTAACACCGTCTGGTAACGCATTCCCCATCAAAGCCCAAGGCTGGAACCACTTTGCCTAA
- the paaA gene encoding 1,2-phenylacetyl-CoA epoxidase subunit PaaA: protein MYGGGNVFEATKFDEAVQEDPILLAEFEARIARGEKIEPTDWMPQLYRKQLTRMIEQHAHSEIIGALPEGTWITRAPGFRRKLAQMAKVQDEVGHAQLLYSAAETLGKTREQMLTDLINGKSKYSNVFNYPAFTWADSNIISWLIDAGAIVNQMANAKGSYGPYCRALDRICAEEAFHLKYGHDAVVHMATGSPIQRKMIQEALNRWWPPIMTFFGPSDKMSTHTETLMRWKVKMATNDACRQQFLDMYVPKIWELGLTVPDAKLHKNEQGVWEYTEPDWDEFKRVINGDGPCNAERLAVRRTAEERGAWVRRALLSPKASYVRPLA from the coding sequence ATGTACGGAGGAGGAAACGTTTTTGAAGCCACCAAGTTTGACGAAGCAGTACAGGAAGACCCTATTCTGCTCGCCGAGTTTGAAGCCCGTATAGCCCGCGGCGAAAAGATTGAGCCCACCGACTGGATGCCGCAACTCTACCGCAAGCAATTGACCCGCATGATTGAGCAGCACGCCCACTCAGAAATCATTGGTGCTCTTCCAGAAGGAACCTGGATTACCCGTGCCCCCGGCTTCCGTCGCAAACTGGCCCAAATGGCCAAAGTGCAGGACGAAGTAGGCCACGCGCAACTCCTGTACAGCGCCGCTGAAACCCTGGGCAAAACCCGTGAGCAAATGCTCACTGATTTAATCAATGGCAAAAGCAAATACTCCAACGTTTTTAACTACCCGGCTTTCACCTGGGCAGACTCCAATATTATCTCCTGGCTGATTGACGCCGGCGCCATTGTAAACCAAATGGCCAACGCCAAAGGCAGCTATGGCCCCTACTGTCGCGCCCTGGACCGCATCTGCGCCGAGGAAGCCTTTCACTTGAAATACGGTCATGACGCTGTGGTACACATGGCTACGGGCTCGCCTATCCAACGCAAAATGATTCAGGAAGCGCTCAACCGGTGGTGGCCCCCTATCATGACCTTCTTCGGGCCTAGTGACAAGATGAGCACGCACACGGAAACCCTGATGCGCTGGAAAGTAAAAATGGCGACCAATGATGCCTGCCGCCAGCAATTCTTAGACATGTACGTGCCTAAAATCTGGGAACTGGGCTTGACCGTTCCAGACGCCAAACTCCACAAAAACGAGCAAGGCGTGTGGGAATATACTGAACCAGACTGGGACGAATTCAAACGCGTAATTAACGGTGACGGCCCTTGCAACGCAGAACGCCTCGCTGTGCGCCGCACCGCCGAGGAACGCGGTGCCTGGGTGCGCAGAGCCTTGCTGTCGCCAAAGGCAAGTTATGTGAGACCATTGGCGTAA
- the rlmD gene encoding 23S rRNA (uracil(1939)-C(5))-methyltransferase RlmD codes for MRKFKKRKSKYGILTQLRVEEMVAEGKCLARHENIVIFLSDVAPGDVVDARITKEKKNFLEGVPVHFHEYSELRTQPFCEHFGVCGGCKWQHIPYDTQLFYKEKQVNDNIERIGKITGHEMLPIVPSERVSFYRNKLEYTFSGNAWLTKEQIDSGEELERRALGFHIPMRFDKIVDIQHCYLQPAPSNEIRLAVRAYALEHDLPFFDLVKQEGFLRNLIIRTANTGDLMVILQVFSDSPELLFPLLDYLIQAFPQITSLQYVVNSKGNETFHDLEVKCYAGEPYIHEQMEGLRFRVGPKSFYQTNSEQAYTLYKLTREFALLNGTETVYDLYTGAGTIANFVARNAAQVVGIEYVASAIEDAKINSQINDITNTHFYAGDMKDMLTDELFAHHGRPDVIITDPPRAGMHPDVVAKLLEVKANRIVYVSCNPSTQARDLELLAELYDVVKVQPVDMFPQTYHVESVALLTLR; via the coding sequence GTGAGAAAATTCAAGAAGAGAAAAAGCAAATACGGCATTCTGACCCAGCTGCGGGTAGAAGAAATGGTAGCCGAGGGCAAATGCCTGGCTCGGCATGAGAACATTGTCATCTTTCTGAGCGACGTGGCTCCCGGCGACGTGGTGGACGCGCGCATCACCAAGGAGAAAAAGAACTTTCTGGAAGGCGTGCCCGTGCATTTCCATGAATACTCAGAACTGCGCACGCAGCCTTTCTGCGAGCATTTTGGCGTGTGCGGCGGCTGCAAATGGCAGCATATTCCGTATGACACGCAACTGTTCTACAAGGAGAAACAAGTCAACGACAACATTGAGCGCATTGGCAAGATTACTGGCCATGAAATGCTGCCCATTGTGCCGTCTGAGCGCGTGAGCTTCTACCGCAACAAACTGGAATATACCTTCTCGGGCAACGCCTGGCTCACCAAAGAGCAGATTGACAGCGGCGAAGAACTGGAGCGCCGTGCGCTGGGCTTCCATATTCCCATGCGGTTCGACAAGATTGTGGACATTCAGCACTGTTACCTGCAGCCAGCGCCGTCAAATGAAATCAGGTTGGCCGTGCGGGCGTATGCGCTGGAGCATGATTTGCCGTTTTTTGACTTGGTGAAACAGGAAGGGTTTCTTCGGAATTTAATCATCAGGACGGCCAATACGGGTGATTTGATGGTGATTCTGCAGGTGTTCTCAGACAGCCCCGAACTTCTTTTCCCGCTGCTTGATTATCTGATTCAGGCGTTCCCGCAGATTACGTCGTTGCAGTACGTGGTGAACAGCAAAGGCAACGAAACCTTCCATGACCTGGAGGTGAAATGCTACGCCGGCGAGCCCTACATTCATGAACAGATGGAAGGTCTGCGGTTCAGAGTCGGGCCGAAGTCTTTTTACCAGACCAACTCTGAGCAGGCCTACACCTTGTACAAACTCACCCGCGAATTTGCCTTGCTGAATGGCACTGAAACCGTGTATGATTTGTACACCGGCGCGGGCACCATCGCTAACTTTGTGGCCCGAAATGCGGCGCAGGTAGTAGGCATTGAGTACGTGGCCAGCGCCATTGAAGACGCCAAAATCAACTCCCAAATCAACGACATCACCAACACGCATTTTTACGCCGGCGATATGAAAGACATGCTCACCGACGAGCTGTTCGCCCACCACGGAAGGCCCGATGTGATTATCACTGACCCACCCCGCGCCGGCATGCACCCCGACGTGGTAGCCAAGTTGCTGGAGGTGAAAGCCAACCGAATTGTGTACGTGAGCTGCAACCCTTCTACCCAAGCCCGTGACTTAGAGCTATTGGCCGAACTGTATGACGTGGTGAAAGTACAGCCCGTGGATATGTTCCCTCAGACGTACCATGTGGAGAGTGTGGCGTTGTTGACCTTGCGCTAG